One window from the genome of Gimesia aquarii encodes:
- a CDS encoding ABC transporter permease, with product MTKKLSDDHSKTFKLRSDIPFYFIFIAISGIYILLIVSMLLAETTYTTPDHIWGAFAEPEIRYAIWLSLVSCSITTILSLWVSVPIGYLMSRHNFWGKTFIDAVLDIPIVLPPLVIGLCLLILFQVEVPRFEWVNDLMKSISEARFGKEIYLTPGDSLDDAIRKMTKLIFGTPIGVTYEIPSVILAQFMVACAFAVRTMRVTFDQIGPRYEQVALTLGCNRGQAFWRVVFPQAYRGLLAAATLAWARSLGEFGPILIFSGATRMKTEVLPTTVFLELTVGNIEGAVAASLIMVVSALIVLVIARMFGLTRGAGI from the coding sequence ATGACTAAGAAGTTATCTGACGATCATTCAAAGACGTTCAAGTTGCGCTCTGATATTCCCTTCTATTTCATTTTTATTGCAATCAGCGGGATTTATATCTTGTTGATTGTGTCAATGTTGTTGGCTGAGACGACCTACACCACTCCTGATCATATCTGGGGCGCATTTGCTGAGCCAGAAATTCGGTATGCGATTTGGCTTAGTCTGGTCTCATGTTCCATCACAACTATTCTTTCTCTCTGGGTTTCTGTTCCAATTGGATATTTAATGTCGCGTCACAATTTTTGGGGCAAAACATTTATTGACGCCGTTTTGGATATTCCCATCGTGTTACCTCCTCTCGTGATCGGTTTGTGTTTATTGATTTTGTTTCAAGTTGAGGTTCCTCGATTTGAATGGGTGAATGATTTGATGAAATCGATTTCAGAAGCTAGATTTGGCAAAGAAATCTATCTCACCCCGGGCGACTCTCTCGATGACGCGATTCGTAAAATGACAAAACTGATTTTTGGGACACCCATTGGAGTCACTTACGAAATACCCAGTGTGATTTTGGCTCAATTTATGGTCGCCTGTGCTTTTGCGGTCAGAACAATGAGAGTAACATTTGATCAAATAGGACCGCGTTATGAACAGGTGGCACTGACACTTGGTTGTAATCGTGGGCAAGCGTTTTGGCGTGTTGTCTTTCCCCAGGCATATCGAGGGTTGTTGGCGGCTGCGACGCTTGCCTGGGCTCGTTCTCTGGGAGAGTTCGGACCGATTCTGATTTTTTCGGGTGCCACACGTATGAAAACAGAAGTTCTGCCGACGACCGTATTTTTAGAACTCACTGTTGGTAATATTGAAGGAGCCGTTGCTGCTTCGCTCATTATGGTTGTTTCTGCTTTAATCGTGTTAGTTATTGCCAGAATGTTTGGTTTGACTCGTGGTGCGGGCATTTAG
- the modA gene encoding molybdate ABC transporter substrate-binding protein, with amino-acid sequence MKQLRSQNSNSIDRYTFPGGKLNNGLVLVGGSFILLIFMLGLLFYASPEQSSENTDDESLLMYCAAGIKPPVAATAAQFAEEEYGVPVKLQYGGSGTLLSNLRVAKTGDLYLAADTSYIDIAREKDLVKEAIPVAKLHPVIMVKKGNPQNIKSLDDLTKEGVTFALANPDAASVGKLTKKILEKSNKWDGISKSARVFKPTVSEVANDILIGTVDAGIVWDATVNQHGDQAEIVEVPELSQAVKNVTVGVLTSSKKPQQALMFARYLQAKEKGQKQFSDMGYQTVKGDAWEPHPEILLFSGGVNRLAIQDTLKEFEKREGVSINVVYNGCGILVGQINSGQRPDAYFACDTSYMVQVQPQFSLPLTVSETDMILIVEKGNPKKIKSVYDLASENLKVGIAHHEQSALGALTKKLLGPLRLKDKSLYDAIQPNVKTNTPTADLLVNQLRTGSLDAAIVYRANISKVSDKLDVVEIKEGRPMAEQPIAILNSTKYPNLMQRLVDQLTSESSRAMFESKGFRWRITPESL; translated from the coding sequence ATGAAGCAATTACGCAGTCAGAACTCGAATTCTATAGATCGATACACATTTCCAGGCGGAAAACTCAATAATGGGTTGGTGCTTGTGGGCGGGTCTTTTATTCTTTTGATATTCATGCTGGGGCTACTCTTTTATGCTTCTCCAGAACAGTCATCAGAAAATACTGATGATGAGTCACTGCTTATGTACTGTGCTGCAGGAATCAAACCTCCGGTGGCAGCTACTGCAGCACAATTTGCGGAAGAAGAATATGGTGTGCCTGTTAAATTGCAATATGGTGGTTCTGGTACATTGTTGAGTAACTTGCGAGTTGCAAAAACGGGAGACTTGTATCTAGCGGCAGATACCAGTTATATCGATATTGCCCGTGAAAAAGATCTTGTCAAAGAAGCGATTCCTGTTGCGAAGTTACATCCGGTAATTATGGTCAAAAAAGGCAACCCCCAAAACATCAAGTCACTCGATGATCTGACAAAAGAAGGAGTGACTTTCGCCTTGGCAAATCCCGATGCAGCATCGGTTGGAAAACTGACAAAAAAGATATTAGAAAAATCCAACAAGTGGGATGGCATTTCAAAGTCTGCACGAGTTTTTAAGCCAACCGTGTCTGAAGTGGCGAACGATATCCTGATAGGAACTGTCGATGCCGGAATTGTCTGGGATGCAACAGTGAATCAACATGGTGATCAAGCGGAGATCGTTGAAGTTCCTGAGCTTTCTCAGGCAGTAAAAAACGTAACTGTTGGTGTTTTAACTTCCTCTAAAAAACCTCAGCAGGCATTAATGTTCGCTCGATATCTACAGGCAAAGGAAAAAGGGCAGAAACAATTCTCCGATATGGGATATCAGACTGTAAAAGGCGATGCTTGGGAGCCACACCCTGAAATTCTTTTATTTAGCGGAGGTGTCAACCGATTGGCAATACAGGATACCTTAAAGGAATTTGAAAAGCGTGAAGGTGTCTCAATCAATGTAGTTTATAATGGTTGTGGAATCTTAGTAGGGCAAATTAACAGTGGTCAGCGCCCCGATGCTTATTTTGCCTGTGATACATCTTACATGGTACAGGTTCAACCTCAGTTTTCCCTGCCATTGACCGTTTCAGAAACAGATATGATTCTGATCGTCGAAAAAGGAAATCCTAAAAAAATTAAGTCTGTCTACGATTTGGCCAGTGAAAATCTCAAAGTGGGCATCGCTCATCATGAGCAAAGTGCACTCGGAGCATTGACGAAAAAATTATTAGGGCCACTCCGACTCAAAGACAAAAGTCTTTATGATGCGATTCAACCTAATGTGAAAACAAACACGCCAACAGCTGATCTACTGGTCAATCAGTTGAGAACCGGTTCTTTAGATGCAGCTATTGTTTACCGTGCTAACATTTCCAAGGTCTCTGATAAGCTGGATGTCGTCGAAATCAAAGAGGGACGACCAATGGCAGAGCAGCCGATTGCAATCTTGAACTCCACAAAATATCCCAACTTGATGCAGCGTTTAGTCGATCAATTAACTTCGGAATCTTCTCGCGCCATGTTTGAATCTAAAGGGTTTCGTTGGCGTATTACTCCGGAGTCGCTATGA
- a CDS encoding ABC transporter ATP-binding protein, giving the protein MLLELIELSKSFKSSAEQVRAVDGISLTVDAGEFLAIKGPSGCGKSTLLLMVGGLLSPDSGRVLIEGTNPYELSNDERARFRSTHIGFVFQQFHLVPYFNVLDNVLTPALATRFPQAKEHATELISHFGLEHRLHHTPAELSTGEKQRVALARALFHQPKVLLADEPTGNLDSENSEIVLDALNQFTKDGGCVLMVTHDDQAVKSAQKVLGIKEGRLIPSEETETLMTS; this is encoded by the coding sequence ATGCTATTAGAATTAATAGAGTTATCAAAGTCATTCAAATCCAGTGCGGAACAAGTACGAGCCGTTGATGGGATCAGTCTGACAGTTGATGCCGGTGAGTTTCTTGCGATAAAAGGGCCCAGTGGTTGTGGAAAGTCAACTTTGCTTTTAATGGTGGGAGGATTATTGAGTCCTGATTCAGGTCGTGTATTAATCGAAGGCACCAATCCCTATGAATTATCCAATGATGAAAGAGCCCGGTTTCGCTCAACTCATATCGGGTTTGTTTTTCAGCAGTTTCACCTGGTTCCCTATTTTAATGTGCTCGATAACGTTCTGACTCCTGCATTAGCGACCCGCTTCCCGCAGGCAAAAGAACATGCTACTGAATTGATCTCACATTTTGGTCTGGAACATCGTTTACACCATACACCTGCTGAATTGAGTACGGGGGAAAAACAACGTGTTGCGTTGGCAAGAGCCTTGTTCCATCAACCTAAAGTCTTGCTGGCTGATGAGCCCACAGGAAACCTGGACTCGGAAAATTCCGAAATTGTACTCGATGCCTTAAATCAGTTTACAAAAGATGGCGGATGTGTGTTGATGGTCACACATGATGATCAGGCTGTAAAGTCTGCTCAAAAAGTACTGGGGATCAAAGAAGGCCGACTGATTCCCAGTGAAGAAACCGAAACATTGATGACTTCTTAA
- a CDS encoding ABC transporter permease, with the protein MSLFRLIIQEMQHRKINFLLGLASVVVAVACLIASLTLLQADEIQTTFILEQKAKDVKQAGAELEDAMRKITKGLGFNILILPANQDLNEFYLTGIVSGSMPEENVKVLAESKIVTVNHLLPMVAKKITWPEKKCDVILTGTRGEVPLLHRALKKPLQQLVPKGTMVMGYQIQKKLGLKPGDQTQLMGKNFKVTQCYPERGTADDSTVWINLEEAQELLGMQNLVNAILALECNCKAKDRVAQIRDEIGKILPGTQIIERGPPALARAEARNQAHASAVAAFKQEETNRLQMIKRHADFAAVLVPLVVLGCGAWIGFLSLENVRRRSTEIGVLRALGLRSVQVFGIFIIKAFVIGLVGALIGYFVGYGIGVTWGNLPASVNPEEVLFSGRWLLLSLVFAPILASLSSWVPALLATRVDPATILQEG; encoded by the coding sequence ATGTCTTTATTCCGACTCATCATTCAAGAAATGCAGCATCGCAAGATCAATTTTTTGTTGGGATTAGCTTCGGTTGTAGTTGCTGTTGCTTGTTTAATAGCATCTTTAACACTATTGCAAGCAGATGAAATTCAGACAACGTTTATCCTGGAACAGAAAGCGAAGGATGTCAAACAGGCTGGTGCTGAACTCGAAGATGCGATGCGGAAAATTACTAAAGGATTAGGATTTAATATTCTGATTCTGCCGGCGAATCAGGATTTAAATGAGTTTTATCTCACGGGGATTGTCTCGGGATCAATGCCAGAAGAAAACGTGAAAGTGCTGGCTGAGTCAAAGATAGTAACCGTTAATCACCTGCTACCAATGGTCGCTAAAAAAATAACCTGGCCTGAAAAAAAGTGTGACGTCATTTTAACCGGAACGCGGGGTGAAGTGCCACTTTTGCATCGTGCTCTCAAAAAACCGCTTCAGCAACTAGTTCCTAAAGGTACGATGGTGATGGGCTATCAGATACAGAAGAAGTTAGGCCTGAAGCCTGGTGATCAGACTCAACTTATGGGAAAGAACTTCAAAGTGACTCAATGTTATCCGGAGCGTGGCACGGCGGATGATAGTACTGTTTGGATCAATCTTGAAGAGGCGCAAGAACTGCTGGGTATGCAAAACCTGGTAAATGCTATTCTAGCGTTAGAATGCAATTGTAAAGCGAAGGATCGAGTTGCCCAGATTCGTGATGAAATTGGGAAAATCCTTCCTGGAACGCAGATCATTGAAAGAGGCCCTCCTGCTCTTGCGAGGGCAGAAGCTCGGAATCAGGCACATGCGAGTGCGGTGGCAGCGTTTAAACAGGAAGAAACGAATCGTTTACAGATGATTAAGCGTCATGCCGATTTTGCGGCAGTGCTTGTTCCCTTAGTGGTGCTGGGGTGCGGCGCCTGGATTGGGTTTCTGTCATTAGAAAATGTGAGACGACGCTCAACCGAGATTGGCGTACTGCGTGCACTTGGTTTGCGGTCTGTCCAAGTCTTTGGGATTTTTATCATCAAAGCATTTGTGATTGGTCTCGTTGGCGCATTAATTGGATACTTTGTTGGATATGGTATTGGCGTAACTTGGGGAAATTTGCCAGCATCAGTCAATCCCGAAGAGGTGCTGTTTTCAGGGCGGTGGTTACTACTCAGCTTGGTCTTTGCGCCAATTCTGGCGAGTCTTTCCAGTTGGGTACCCGCATTGTTGGCAACAAGAGTGGACCCTGCCACAATTCTGCAAGAAGGGTAA
- a CDS encoding peptidase associated/transthyretin-like domain-containing protein, with protein METNKCAPFLPVVLIIFLCFLIGCGTQDPGPELTAVMGTVSLNEKPLANADLHFIPVESTPGVGGEARTKEGGEFNVIYSRGGEGLPAGNYRVTVSYRLMPDGSPVPEGDTTPPIESPATEQLPRKYSDYDHSQLKATIAPGKPVDLKLTSKN; from the coding sequence ATGGAGACGAATAAGTGTGCCCCGTTCTTGCCTGTTGTGTTGATCATTTTTTTATGTTTCCTGATTGGCTGTGGGACTCAGGATCCGGGGCCAGAGTTAACTGCTGTGATGGGGACGGTTTCGTTGAATGAAAAGCCATTGGCGAATGCCGATCTCCACTTTATCCCTGTGGAAAGTACACCAGGAGTGGGAGGAGAAGCTAGGACAAAAGAGGGAGGAGAGTTTAATGTGATTTATAGTCGAGGTGGAGAAGGACTTCCGGCTGGAAATTATCGAGTCACCGTGAGCTACCGATTGATGCCAGATGGGTCTCCTGTACCTGAGGGAGATACCACACCACCGATTGAATCACCGGCGACGGAACAGCTTCCTCGTAAATATTCTGATTATGACCACTCCCAATTAAAGGCGACTATTGCTCCTGGCAAACCTGTTGACCTTAAATTGACCAGCAAGAATTGA
- a CDS encoding DUF1559 domain-containing protein: protein MRPGPSRRLGFTLIELLVVIAIIAILIALLLPAVQQAREAARRASCKNKVKQISLALHNYHETHRVFPPAGINYGWCTTTAAQRVGRTTHNKNGLSLLLPFLDQAPLYNQINQATANSAQNTGYCCSYGGSGVPLAGNPADNADEMIILLDVFLCPSDDGTTHLGTGAPYGTSVAPGPAKTNYELSADQTISCNIWAGQAVTARKIFGENSRAKISDIKDGSSNTIMVCETTRTVANGEPPAWGMRGWVTTGGDVDPGINVWDVPTGATKPSVGNLNSWGQVGSLHTGGAHFGFGDGAVRFISENTDLTLLRRLGTMSDGFVVEVP, encoded by the coding sequence ATGAGACCAGGCCCCTCTCGACGACTCGGTTTTACATTAATTGAGTTACTTGTGGTGATTGCTATTATCGCAATCTTAATTGCGCTTTTGCTTCCTGCAGTGCAACAAGCCCGCGAAGCTGCCCGGCGCGCCAGTTGTAAGAATAAGGTGAAACAGATTTCATTGGCGCTGCACAACTATCATGAAACGCATCGCGTGTTTCCACCGGCGGGGATCAATTACGGATGGTGTACTACTACAGCGGCACAAAGAGTAGGACGAACGACGCATAATAAAAATGGTTTGTCTTTATTGCTTCCGTTCCTGGATCAGGCTCCACTCTACAATCAAATTAATCAGGCTACGGCTAATAGTGCCCAGAATACAGGTTACTGTTGCAGTTATGGGGGAAGTGGAGTTCCATTAGCAGGAAATCCTGCTGATAATGCAGACGAAATGATTATTCTCTTAGATGTCTTTCTCTGTCCTTCCGATGATGGAACCACTCATTTGGGAACGGGAGCGCCTTATGGAACTTCAGTAGCGCCAGGTCCCGCAAAAACCAATTATGAATTAAGTGCGGATCAGACAATTTCTTGTAATATCTGGGCAGGTCAGGCTGTTACTGCGAGGAAAATCTTCGGCGAAAACAGCAGGGCAAAAATAAGTGATATTAAAGACGGCAGTTCTAATACGATTATGGTTTGCGAAACAACCCGCACTGTTGCGAATGGAGAGCCACCTGCCTGGGGGATGCGAGGGTGGGTAACGACTGGTGGAGATGTAGATCCGGGAATCAATGTTTGGGATGTTCCTACAGGGGCGACGAAACCATCTGTGGGAAATTTGAATAGCTGGGGACAGGTAGGAAGCTTGCATACTGGCGGCGCACATTTTGGATTCGGTGATGGAGCCGTCCGGTTTATCTCTGAAAATACAGATCTTACTTTGTTGAGACGATTGGGAACAATGTCAGATGGTTTCGTTGTAGAAGTACCTTAA